Proteins from one Pectinophora gossypiella chromosome 19, ilPecGoss1.1, whole genome shotgun sequence genomic window:
- the LOC126375531 gene encoding uncharacterized protein LOC126375531 isoform X1 yields the protein MALGLIPSVVTLFRGICLLRLIFGYYNKDLIRSERVKCLARIYCILQTAAFLIISFASLKGGLLLYFSIVSELTSHKVISFFSNSCPLDYFCRVMSRCRTRKSKNMLLKLLLISYAAVLIFLPIYLILVFCSFIFLSPHKLPIKGMITIFLYEMSLEVARLPKFLSISLLYCDVKSFLMALKGTKSRNNILKFDSLDMYENIYNSFRTVEISVKIQILFGVLAFMPLLLNSINEILNDWKDDGIGFRTTINLVLVSHFASKSFAPIAMLELVAEIEEEVRMFTLDLCFFSPDNRVRSEMRRLRAYMRARPLRYSLWRVVLIDMRLVVGFTSFCATYIIALLQLTHAIKNNVLQGIFTKF from the exons ATGGCTTTAGGTTTGATTCCGTCTGTAGTCACTCTGTTCAGAGGAATTTGTTTGCTAAGGCTGATCTTTGGTTACTACAACAAGGATTTGATCAGATCCGAACGGGTGAAATGCCTTGCCCGCATTTACTGTATATTACAAACAGCTGCCTTTTTAATCATTTCTTTTGCATCTTTAAAAGGAGGCCTACTACTTTACTTCAGTATAGTTTCAGAACTCACATCGCACAAAGTCATATCGTTTTTTAGTAACTCGTGCCCCTTGGATTACTTCTGCAGAGTAATGTCGCGATGTAGAACGCGTAAATCTAAGAACATGTTACTGAAACTGCTGTTAATTTCGTACGCGGCTGTCTTAATTTTCTTGCCAATTTATTTAATTCTGGTattttgtagttttatttttctaagccCGCACAAACTGCCAATAAAAGGCatgattacaatatttttatatgaaatgtCATTGGAGGTAGCGAGGTTGCCAAAATTTTTATCAATTTCTCTACTGTATTGCGATGTCAAATCATTTCTGATGGCCCTCAAAGGAACTAAATCCAGaaacaacattttaaaatttgacTCATTGGACATGTACGAAAACATTTACAACAGCTTTCGCACTGTGGAGATATCTGTTAAAATTCAG ATTCTGTTCGGCGTATTAGCTTTCATGCCATTACTACTGAATTCAATAAATGAAATACTGAATGATTGGAAAGACGAT GGCATTGGCTTTAGAACTACCATAAATTTAGTGTTAGTAAGCCATTTTGCCTCAAAATCCTTTGCTCCTATTGCGATGCTTGAGCTTGTGGCCGAAATCGAAGAGGAAGTGCGAATGTTCACGCttgatttgtgttttttttctcctG ATAATCGTGTGCGCAGCGAAATGCGACGCCTGCGCGCATACATGCGCGCGCGACCGCTGCGCTACTCGTTGTGGCGCGTCGTACTGATCGACATGCGACTCGTGGTCGGCTTCACTTCGTTCTGTGCTACTTACATTATAGCTCTGCTGCAACTCACCCATGCAATCAAGAACAATGTATTGCAAGGAATATTCACGAAGTTTTGA
- the LOC126375531 gene encoding uncharacterized protein LOC126375531 isoform X2 has protein sequence MALGLIPSVVTLFRGICLLRLIFGYYNKDLIRSERVKCLARIYCILQTAAFLIISFASLKGGLLLYFSIVSELTSHKVISFFSNSCPLDYFCRVMSRCRTRKSKNMLLKLLLISYAAVLIFLPIYLILVFCSFIFLSPHKLPIKGMITIFLYEMSLEVARLPKFLSISLLYCDVKSFLMALKGTKSRNNILKFDSLDMYENIYNSFRTVEISVKIQGIGFRTTINLVLVSHFASKSFAPIAMLELVAEIEEEVRMFTLDLCFFSPDNRVRSEMRRLRAYMRARPLRYSLWRVVLIDMRLVVGFTSFCATYIIALLQLTHAIKNNVLQGIFTKF, from the exons ATGGCTTTAGGTTTGATTCCGTCTGTAGTCACTCTGTTCAGAGGAATTTGTTTGCTAAGGCTGATCTTTGGTTACTACAACAAGGATTTGATCAGATCCGAACGGGTGAAATGCCTTGCCCGCATTTACTGTATATTACAAACAGCTGCCTTTTTAATCATTTCTTTTGCATCTTTAAAAGGAGGCCTACTACTTTACTTCAGTATAGTTTCAGAACTCACATCGCACAAAGTCATATCGTTTTTTAGTAACTCGTGCCCCTTGGATTACTTCTGCAGAGTAATGTCGCGATGTAGAACGCGTAAATCTAAGAACATGTTACTGAAACTGCTGTTAATTTCGTACGCGGCTGTCTTAATTTTCTTGCCAATTTATTTAATTCTGGTattttgtagttttatttttctaagccCGCACAAACTGCCAATAAAAGGCatgattacaatatttttatatgaaatgtCATTGGAGGTAGCGAGGTTGCCAAAATTTTTATCAATTTCTCTACTGTATTGCGATGTCAAATCATTTCTGATGGCCCTCAAAGGAACTAAATCCAGaaacaacattttaaaatttgacTCATTGGACATGTACGAAAACATTTACAACAGCTTTCGCACTGTGGAGATATCTGTTAAAATTCAG GGCATTGGCTTTAGAACTACCATAAATTTAGTGTTAGTAAGCCATTTTGCCTCAAAATCCTTTGCTCCTATTGCGATGCTTGAGCTTGTGGCCGAAATCGAAGAGGAAGTGCGAATGTTCACGCttgatttgtgttttttttctcctG ATAATCGTGTGCGCAGCGAAATGCGACGCCTGCGCGCATACATGCGCGCGCGACCGCTGCGCTACTCGTTGTGGCGCGTCGTACTGATCGACATGCGACTCGTGGTCGGCTTCACTTCGTTCTGTGCTACTTACATTATAGCTCTGCTGCAACTCACCCATGCAATCAAGAACAATGTATTGCAAGGAATATTCACGAAGTTTTGA